The proteins below come from a single Candidatus Kirkpatrickella diaphorinae genomic window:
- the rpsD gene encoding 30S ribosomal protein S4, whose product MSKRQESKYKINRRLGVNLWGRAKSPVNKREYGPGQHGQRRKQKPSDYSVQLMAKQKLKGYYGNISEKQFRRYYDEAVRRKGDTSENLIDLLERRLDAVIYRLKFAITPFAARQFVSHGHITVNGRKVNIPSFLVRDGDVIEVREKSKQLAIVLDAAQSGERDVPEYIEADHRQMKGKFLRTPRLTDVPYPVQMEPNLVVEFYSR is encoded by the coding sequence ATGAGCAAGCGCCAGGAAAGCAAATATAAGATTAACCGTCGCCTCGGGGTCAACCTTTGGGGACGTGCCAAATCGCCGGTCAATAAGCGTGAATATGGCCCGGGCCAGCACGGACAGCGCCGCAAGCAGAAGCCGTCAGATTACTCTGTGCAGCTGATGGCGAAGCAGAAGCTGAAGGGCTATTACGGCAATATCAGCGAGAAGCAGTTCCGCCGCTATTATGATGAGGCTGTGCGCCGCAAGGGTGACACCTCGGAAAACCTGATTGACCTGCTTGAGCGTCGCCTCGATGCGGTGATTTACCGCCTCAAATTTGCGATCACGCCTTTCGCGGCGCGTCAGTTTGTCAGCCATGGCCATATCACGGTCAATGGGCGCAAAGTGAATATTCCTTCTTTCCTCGTGCGTGATGGCGATGTCATCGAAGTGCGTGAGAAAAGCAAGCAGCTGGCCATCGTCCTTGACGCCGCGCAAAGCGGTGAGCGTGACGTGCCTGAATATATCGAGGCTGATCATCGCCAGATGAAAGGCAAGTTCCTCCGCACCCCACGTCTGACAGATGTGCCATATCCGGTGCAGATGGAACCGAACCTCGTCGTCGAGTTCTATTCTCGCTAA
- a CDS encoding MATE family efflux transporter: MTEDTSQQARLWRAQLHRLILLALPLSFSQLSEIAMGVTDSILLGGLGATALAVGGLTSTLFFCTLITFQSALGAASILIATRRGEAHARRKHLTSLADLVTTGIALGAFLCVPVFLILFPIGKIFAWLGEPEIIVTQGRVFMHILLWGLPPVLVVIGLLRVILPALGSEFLLLWTMPLMALANGFLNATLIYGWFGLPALGMWGSAIATTVTGWGTAVALVVVSLSRHHLKDHLRLTRIDWPQLWKMLKLGLPMVGASGAELMAFEISGLNAGVLGTESAAAHQVALNIATLSFMVNLALSQAVNIRVSFWLGARDVVAAGRSAMACIGLSMLWSLLAATIIFVFSDDIARFIIDPKTDNAPHVIAMASSLLKISGLFQIVDGLQAACNGILRGCQDTLLPMIFMFVTYIPISVFGGRWVAFQGHYGVEGLWWGLAAGLAVLSLLLLIRMGYVLRARRAALGAA, from the coding sequence GTGACTGAAGATACCAGCCAGCAGGCGCGGCTCTGGCGGGCACAATTGCACCGGCTCATCCTTCTGGCCCTGCCACTCAGCTTTTCGCAACTCAGCGAAATCGCCATGGGCGTCACCGACTCGATCCTTCTTGGCGGATTGGGGGCAACGGCGCTCGCGGTGGGCGGCCTGACATCGACATTGTTTTTCTGCACGCTGATCACTTTTCAATCCGCCCTGGGCGCTGCCAGCATCCTGATCGCCACGCGACGTGGTGAAGCCCATGCGCGCCGGAAACATCTGACCTCCCTCGCTGACCTGGTGACAACGGGCATCGCATTGGGCGCGTTTCTCTGTGTGCCGGTATTTCTGATCCTGTTCCCGATCGGCAAAATTTTCGCCTGGTTGGGTGAGCCGGAAATTATCGTCACGCAGGGCCGGGTTTTCATGCATATCCTCCTCTGGGGATTGCCACCGGTATTGGTCGTGATCGGGCTGCTGCGCGTCATTCTGCCGGCATTGGGAAGTGAATTCCTCCTCCTCTGGACCATGCCATTGATGGCGCTGGCCAATGGCTTCCTCAATGCGACGCTGATCTATGGCTGGTTCGGCCTGCCGGCGCTGGGCATGTGGGGTTCGGCAATCGCGACGACTGTGACGGGTTGGGGCACGGCAGTCGCCTTGGTGGTTGTCTCCCTGTCGCGTCATCATCTCAAGGACCATCTGCGCCTGACCCGCATCGACTGGCCGCAACTCTGGAAGATGCTTAAACTCGGCCTCCCCATGGTCGGGGCGAGCGGTGCGGAATTGATGGCCTTTGAGATTTCCGGCCTCAATGCGGGTGTCCTCGGCACGGAATCCGCTGCGGCGCATCAGGTGGCCCTCAATATCGCAACGCTGAGCTTTATGGTGAATCTGGCCTTGTCGCAGGCCGTCAATATCCGCGTTTCATTCTGGCTGGGCGCGCGGGATGTCGTCGCAGCGGGGCGCTCCGCCATGGCGTGCATCGGGCTTTCCATGCTCTGGAGCCTGCTGGCCGCGACCATTATCTTTGTCTTCTCCGATGATATCGCCCGGTTCATCATTGACCCGAAAACGGATAATGCCCCGCATGTCATCGCGATGGCATCGAGCCTGCTGAAGATCAGCGGGTTGTTTCAGATCGTCGATGGTTTACAGGCCGCCTGTAACGGGATTTTGCGGGGATGTCAGGATACGCTTCTGCCGATGATCTTCATGTTCGTCACTTATATCCCGATTTCGGTTTTTGGTGGTCGCTGGGTGGCGTTTCAGGGGCATTACGGTGTTGAGGGGCTTTGGTGGGGGCTGGCGGCGGGGCTGGCCGTGCTGTCGCTTCTGCTTCTCATCCGAATGGGTTATGTCCTGCGGGCGCGGCGCGCGGCGTTGGGGGCGGCCTGA
- the cysS gene encoding cysteine--tRNA ligase, with product MTPSYHKLTLHNSFTRKKERFKPIEAAHVRVYYCGPTVYDAVHIGNLRAMLSADILVRLLRRLYPRVTYVRNITDVDDKITARAAENGESIAELTARTAAMFHADVAELEIAPPDIEPRATHHIGEMLEMIASLIASNHAYIAEGHVLFSVADFPSYGALSGRSPEDLLAGARVEVAPYKRHPGDFVLWKPSAADQPGWDSPYGFGRPGWHIECSAMSRRYLGESFDIHGGGDDLLFPHHENERAQSLCCAPSSRFANYWLHNAMLLSNGEKMSKSLGNFYAVRDVLAKAPAEALRLLMLGTHYRAVLDFSWERLAEAKNTLDRFYRALEAYQGIDLPEAPVAPAVMEALCDDLNTAQALAHMHHDATRALGGDRQAAASLKASGSLLGLLKSDPDQWFGRQDADPDVTRLVAERSAAKAARDFARADAIRDQLHEMGIILEDSAQGTVWRRA from the coding sequence ATGACGCCGTCTTATCACAAGCTCACGCTGCACAATAGCTTTACCCGCAAGAAAGAGCGCTTCAAGCCCATCGAAGCTGCGCATGTGCGCGTCTATTATTGCGGCCCGACCGTTTATGATGCGGTGCATATCGGCAATTTACGCGCCATGCTCAGCGCTGATATCTTGGTGCGTCTATTGCGACGCCTTTATCCGCGCGTCACCTATGTGCGCAATATCACCGATGTGGATGATAAAATCACCGCCCGCGCGGCTGAAAATGGTGAGAGCATCGCAGAACTGACGGCGCGGACGGCCGCGATGTTTCACGCCGACGTGGCGGAACTGGAAATTGCCCCCCCCGATATCGAGCCGCGCGCGACGCATCATATCGGCGAAATGCTGGAGATGATCGCGTCCCTCATCGCCTCAAACCACGCTTATATTGCGGAAGGCCATGTGCTGTTTTCTGTCGCGGATTTTCCTTCCTACGGCGCGCTTTCAGGGCGTTCGCCGGAGGATTTGCTCGCCGGGGCGCGGGTTGAGGTCGCGCCTTATAAACGCCACCCCGGGGATTTTGTGCTTTGGAAACCCTCTGCGGCTGATCAGCCCGGTTGGGACAGCCCTTACGGGTTCGGGCGCCCCGGCTGGCACATTGAGTGCTCAGCCATGTCGCGGCGATATCTCGGCGAATCCTTCGATATTCACGGCGGCGGGGATGACCTGCTTTTTCCCCATCATGAGAATGAGCGCGCGCAGTCACTTTGCTGCGCCCCGTCGAGCCGCTTCGCCAATTATTGGCTACACAACGCCATGCTGCTCTCCAATGGTGAGAAAATGTCCAAATCACTGGGCAATTTCTACGCAGTGCGCGATGTACTCGCCAAAGCGCCTGCTGAAGCCCTGCGCCTTTTGATGCTGGGCACCCATTATCGCGCTGTGCTTGATTTTTCATGGGAAAGGCTGGCAGAGGCGAAAAACACGTTGGATCGCTTTTATCGTGCTCTGGAGGCGTACCAGGGCATTGATCTTCCCGAAGCGCCCGTTGCGCCAGCCGTGATGGAGGCACTTTGCGACGATCTCAACACCGCGCAGGCGCTTGCGCACATGCATCACGACGCGACCCGCGCATTGGGGGGAGACCGTCAGGCCGCCGCATCCTTGAAGGCTTCCGGCAGCCTGTTGGGCCTGCTGAAATCCGACCCGGATCAATGGTTCGGTCGGCAGGATGCGGACCCGGACGTGACCCGTCTCGTCGCTGAACGTTCCGCCGCGAAAGCCGCACGCGATTTTGCCCGCGCCGATGCGATCCGGGACCAGCTCCATGAGATGGGCATCATATTGGAAGATTCGGCGCAAGGCACGGTCTGGAGGCGCGCATGA
- a CDS encoding RNA methyltransferase, producing the protein MTGRDGGAAIGPTTESSPVIILVRPQLAENIGTTARAMANGGLFHLRLVAPRDGWPQERAWYASSGAHRILEAATVYETVDEAVADLHRVFATCPRPRHIIKTVMTPRNAAADMRLTEARHLRTGILFGPERAGLDNEDMARADTLIRYPLNPDFMSLNLAQAVLIMAYEWWMAADNTAPHVLMTNETQVASKGAIENFFSNLTRRLDETGFWRNEQKRPGMIRNLRHYFQRGEITEQELRTLHGVVTELSRTAELSASKKAAKGSAQEGQPDG; encoded by the coding sequence ATGACAGGGCGTGACGGCGGCGCCGCCATCGGCCCGACGACGGAGAGCAGCCCGGTCATCATCCTCGTCCGTCCCCAACTCGCAGAAAATATCGGCACCACCGCGCGCGCCATGGCGAATGGCGGGCTTTTCCACCTGCGCCTCGTTGCGCCGCGCGATGGGTGGCCGCAGGAGCGCGCCTGGTATGCATCTTCCGGGGCGCACCGAATCCTTGAAGCGGCGACGGTTTATGAGACGGTCGATGAGGCGGTTGCGGACCTGCATCGCGTATTTGCCACCTGCCCGCGCCCGCGTCATATCATCAAGACGGTGATGACGCCCCGCAATGCCGCCGCTGACATGCGCCTCACAGAGGCGCGCCACCTCCGCACGGGCATTCTCTTCGGGCCGGAACGCGCCGGGCTCGATAATGAGGATATGGCCCGCGCTGACACGTTGATCCGCTATCCCCTCAATCCGGACTTCATGTCTCTCAACCTCGCACAGGCCGTGCTGATCATGGCTTATGAATGGTGGATGGCGGCTGATAACACCGCGCCGCACGTCCTCATGACGAATGAGACACAAGTGGCCAGTAAAGGCGCGATCGAGAATTTTTTCAGTAATCTCACGCGACGTCTGGATGAAACCGGCTTCTGGCGCAATGAGCAGAAACGCCCCGGGATGATTCGCAATCTGCGACATTATTTTCAGCGGGGTGAGATTACAGAGCAGGAACTCCGCACCCTGCATGGTGTGGTGACGGAGCTTTCCCGCACGGCGGAATTATCCGCTTCAAAGAAGGCGGCAAAAGGCAGCGCCCAAGAGGGCCAGCCTGACGGTTGA
- a CDS encoding gluconokinase — MERYASKLVVVMGVTGTGKSAIAKALSTAFDWPFQEGDDLHGPANIEKMSHGIPLTDEDRWPWLERCHQWLRQHRETGGVLTCSALKRAYRDALRQDLDLTFLYLWAPQAALEDRLKHRQHHFMPASLVPSQLRTLEPPSEDEPVIPVDASPPKDVVCRDAIDAVRTQLIGEARPVLGL; from the coding sequence ATGGAACGTTATGCGTCAAAACTGGTCGTTGTGATGGGTGTGACCGGCACGGGCAAATCGGCGATCGCCAAGGCATTGAGCACGGCGTTTGACTGGCCGTTTCAGGAGGGGGACGACCTTCATGGCCCTGCCAATATCGAAAAAATGAGTCACGGCATCCCCCTGACGGATGAGGATCGGTGGCCCTGGCTGGAACGCTGCCATCAATGGCTTCGTCAGCATCGCGAGACGGGTGGTGTTCTGACATGTTCCGCCCTGAAGCGCGCCTACCGTGATGCATTGCGACAGGATCTTGATCTCACCTTCCTCTACTTATGGGCACCACAGGCGGCGTTAGAAGATCGACTCAAGCATCGGCAGCATCACTTCATGCCCGCATCGCTTGTGCCAAGCCAGTTGCGGACGTTGGAGCCGCCTTCAGAGGATGAGCCGGTGATTCCCGTCGACGCCTCACCGCCGAAAGATGTGGTGTGTCGCGACGCGATTGACGCCGTCCGCACGCAGTTGATCGGTGAGGCGCGGCCCGTTCTCGGCTTGTGA
- the rpiA gene encoding ribose 5-phosphate isomerase A: MTGTSSEDISPQRDAQLQFKREAAQAAVKYIEDGMAVGLGSGTTASVMIDALAARVKNENLRIRAIPTSEASGEQARRLGITLSDFVQDPILDIAIDGADEVDRKSLTLIKGRGGALLREKIVASAARKFIVIVDDRKIVDSLGSRMPLPIEVIPWGWERIQTLLISKIGARTAHPRTEKDGRIYQTDNHNFILDCVFDPITDATSLARDIAAITGVVDHGLFIDMTSEVLVAGQNGVASLRR, from the coding sequence ATGACCGGGACATCTTCGGAAGACATCTCGCCCCAGCGTGACGCGCAGCTTCAGTTCAAGCGGGAAGCGGCGCAGGCTGCCGTAAAATATATTGAAGACGGCATGGCGGTCGGGCTGGGAAGCGGCACGACGGCAAGCGTCATGATTGATGCGCTTGCCGCGCGCGTCAAAAATGAAAATCTCCGCATCCGGGCGATCCCGACATCGGAAGCAAGCGGAGAACAAGCGCGGCGTCTGGGCATCACATTATCGGATTTTGTCCAGGATCCCATCCTCGACATCGCCATTGATGGTGCGGATGAGGTCGATCGAAAGAGCCTGACATTGATCAAAGGGCGCGGCGGCGCGCTTTTGCGGGAAAAAATCGTCGCCTCGGCGGCACGAAAATTCATTGTGATTGTCGATGACAGGAAGATCGTCGATTCTCTCGGCTCCCGTATGCCTTTGCCGATTGAAGTCATCCCCTGGGGGTGGGAGCGTATCCAGACCCTGCTGATTTCAAAAATCGGGGCGCGCACGGCGCATCCGCGCACGGAGAAAGACGGCAGGATTTATCAGACGGACAACCATAATTTCATCCTTGATTGCGTGTTTGACCCGATTACCGATGCGACCTCCCTCGCGCGTGACATTGCGGCGATCACCGGTGTTGTTGACCACGGACTTTTTATCGACATGACCTCGGAAGTGCTTGTTGCAGGTCAGAATGGCGTGGCAAGTTTAAGACGATAA
- the pgl gene encoding 6-phosphogluconolactonase, with amino-acid sequence MSGDTVKTAKIIVRADGAEVALDMAQRLVALAQAKKEGIFRIALSGGSTPKKLFELLASPAFVARMPWERVAFYYGDERHVPHDDAASNYRMSCETLFNHVAATEGHVYPIPTNGTAEEDAASYQRLLQAHYGAQDLDPARPFFDVVMLGMGQDGHTASLFPRQPVLQEREKWVATCVPDDAPHTRITLTYPAIASSRHVVFLLEGKGKAEMFRRVRSGDDALPSSHVTTQGEMTFLCDKAVTEGVS; translated from the coding sequence ATGAGCGGCGATACCGTCAAAACAGCGAAAATCATCGTCCGCGCTGATGGCGCGGAGGTCGCTCTCGATATGGCGCAACGCCTCGTCGCGCTGGCACAGGCCAAAAAAGAAGGCATCTTTCGCATCGCCTTATCCGGCGGCAGCACGCCGAAGAAGCTTTTCGAGCTTCTCGCATCGCCTGCCTTTGTCGCGCGTATGCCGTGGGAGCGCGTTGCATTTTACTATGGTGATGAGCGCCACGTGCCCCACGATGACGCCGCCAGTAATTACCGCATGAGTTGTGAGACGTTGTTCAACCACGTTGCGGCCACGGAGGGTCACGTCTACCCGATCCCGACAAATGGCACGGCGGAAGAGGATGCGGCATCTTATCAGCGTCTGTTGCAGGCGCATTATGGCGCGCAGGATCTCGACCCGGCGCGGCCATTTTTTGATGTCGTCATGCTGGGGATGGGGCAGGACGGGCATACAGCGTCACTATTCCCCCGGCAACCGGTCCTGCAGGAGCGGGAGAAGTGGGTCGCGACCTGCGTGCCGGATGACGCGCCCCATACGCGCATCACCTTGACCTACCCCGCCATTGCCTCCAGCCGACACGTGGTTTTCCTGCTTGAGGGCAAGGGGAAGGCAGAGATGTTCCGCCGTGTCCGGTCGGGCGACGATGCGCTGCCATCCAGCCATGTCACCACGCAGGGTGAGATGACATTTCTTTGCGACAAAGCCGTTACTGAGGGCGTCTCATGA
- a CDS encoding Cof-type HAD-IIB family hydrolase: MGQPDDQPRQENIPAATTIRLVVSDMDGTILNKEKILSEETLRAAQKLTAQGIKLCLVSSRFPPGMERFRRQMGLDTPLGALNGAEIVDSQGKILSSLTLAPETVQQACSLLRENGVDAWLYSQRDWFVTDKSAPHVQHESDVVGTAPQVVDDLSAHFHQVGKIQGVCDDAEKLEKLEREIGRTLGDAASVHRSSDYYLDITPQKANKGFALQFLAAHYGFSLEEVACIGDMSNDVPMLKLGQVSIAMGNARDDVKRHAKYVTASNAEEGWAKAMVQFVLPHAPATEINRKETP; this comes from the coding sequence ATGGGACAGCCGGATGATCAACCTCGTCAGGAAAATATCCCGGCCGCAACGACGATCAGACTGGTCGTTTCCGACATGGACGGGACCATCCTCAATAAGGAGAAAATCCTGAGTGAGGAGACGCTGCGTGCCGCGCAGAAATTGACAGCGCAGGGGATCAAGCTTTGCCTTGTCAGTTCCCGTTTTCCTCCGGGGATGGAGAGGTTCCGACGCCAGATGGGGCTTGATACGCCCCTCGGCGCGCTTAATGGTGCTGAAATCGTCGATTCCCAGGGCAAGATCCTTTCATCCCTGACACTCGCGCCGGAAACCGTTCAGCAGGCCTGCTCGCTTTTGCGGGAAAACGGCGTTGATGCGTGGCTTTACAGTCAGCGTGACTGGTTCGTGACGGATAAATCAGCGCCACATGTCCAGCATGAGAGCGATGTTGTCGGCACGGCCCCGCAGGTCGTAGATGATCTCAGCGCCCATTTTCATCAGGTCGGTAAAATTCAGGGCGTCTGCGATGATGCGGAAAAGCTGGAAAAGCTTGAACGGGAAATCGGCAGAACGTTGGGTGATGCGGCAAGTGTCCATCGTTCAAGCGATTATTACCTCGATATTACGCCGCAAAAGGCGAATAAGGGCTTTGCTCTGCAGTTCCTCGCCGCGCATTATGGTTTCAGCCTGGAGGAAGTCGCCTGTATCGGTGATATGAGCAATGATGTGCCGATGCTCAAGCTCGGCCAGGTCTCGATCGCCATGGGCAACGCCCGGGATGACGTCAAGCGTCACGCAAAATATGTGACCGCCAGCAATGCGGAGGAGGGCTGGGCCAAAGCTATGGTGCAATTTGTCCTCCCGCACGCACCGGCCACTGAAATAAACAGGAAGGAAACGCCATGA
- the zwf gene encoding glucose-6-phosphate dehydrogenase: MNDVLTSDREMLSPTQSLRRLRKAPPGVMVIFGGGGDLTKRLLIPAIYNLDCADLLSDEFSVIVVDWAEMTSETLLAQFRESIDDFVSKRGSCAAKLKEENWDRITGNIQYIRGSFEEESTYTRLKEALGEQSAVFYLAVAARFFGPVVDLIGSTGLAQETENCSRRVIIEKPFGSDLNSAKELNARLLRSLGETQIYRIDHYLGKETVQNILALRFSNGFFEPLWNRDNIDHIQITAAETVGVERRGRFYESTGAIRDMVPNHLMQLLSMVAMEAPTSFDAEAVRNEKSKVLSAIQPVTRENAVRGQYVSGSFKNGDHAEALRGYRGEPDVSMGSETETYVAMKLRIDNWRWAGVPFYIRTGKRLRCRKTEIAIHFKQAPYALFRDTPVDKLTPNIMVLHIQPTEGVTMQFSAKVPGPSVRLGGVRMKFDYSDWFQEGPSTGYETLIYDCLIGDQTLFQRADSIEEGWRIVQPVLSQQSAEQPPLCFYAAGLDGPREADELLSRSRRKWLPLK; the protein is encoded by the coding sequence ATGAACGACGTTTTGACGAGCGACCGTGAGATGCTGTCGCCAACACAGTCATTGCGCAGGCTGCGCAAGGCGCCTCCCGGTGTCATGGTCATTTTTGGCGGTGGCGGTGATCTTACCAAACGTCTCCTCATCCCGGCCATCTATAATCTCGATTGTGCCGACTTATTAAGTGATGAATTCTCGGTCATCGTCGTTGATTGGGCTGAAATGACGTCAGAAACGCTTCTGGCACAATTTCGGGAATCGATCGATGATTTCGTCAGTAAACGTGGTTCCTGCGCTGCCAAACTGAAGGAGGAGAACTGGGATCGCATCACGGGAAATATCCAGTATATTCGTGGATCATTTGAAGAAGAAAGCACTTATACCCGCCTCAAAGAGGCCTTGGGTGAGCAGAGTGCCGTATTTTATTTAGCTGTTGCGGCGCGTTTCTTCGGCCCTGTTGTTGACCTTATCGGCTCAACCGGCCTCGCGCAAGAGACTGAAAATTGCTCTCGCCGCGTGATTATTGAAAAACCTTTCGGCTCTGACCTGAATTCAGCGAAAGAGCTGAATGCGCGCCTACTGCGTTCACTTGGTGAAACGCAGATTTACCGTATTGATCATTATCTCGGTAAAGAAACGGTGCAAAACATTCTTGCCCTCCGCTTTTCAAACGGCTTTTTTGAGCCGCTCTGGAATCGGGATAATATCGACCATATCCAGATCACTGCGGCAGAGACGGTGGGGGTTGAGCGACGGGGGCGCTTTTATGAAAGCACAGGTGCCATAAGGGATATGGTGCCGAACCACCTGATGCAGCTCCTTTCAATGGTGGCGATGGAAGCGCCGACTTCCTTCGATGCCGAGGCCGTCCGGAATGAAAAATCGAAAGTCCTGAGCGCGATCCAGCCTGTCACGCGTGAAAATGCCGTGCGCGGCCAGTATGTCAGTGGTTCCTTCAAGAATGGTGACCATGCGGAGGCGCTGCGTGGCTATCGGGGTGAGCCCGATGTCTCGATGGGGAGCGAGACGGAAACCTACGTCGCCATGAAGCTGCGGATCGATAATTGGCGTTGGGCCGGCGTCCCGTTCTACATCCGCACGGGGAAGCGCCTGCGCTGCCGCAAAACTGAAATTGCCATCCATTTCAAGCAGGCGCCCTACGCACTTTTCCGCGATACGCCGGTTGATAAATTGACGCCCAACATCATGGTGTTGCACATCCAACCGACAGAAGGGGTGACGATGCAGTTCTCTGCCAAAGTCCCCGGCCCCTCCGTCCGGCTTGGCGGCGTGCGCATGAAGTTTGATTACTCGGATTGGTTTCAGGAAGGGCCCAGCACGGGTTATGAGACATTGATCTATGATTGCCTGATCGGTGACCAGACATTGTTTCAACGTGCGGACTCGATTGAAGAGGGATGGCGCATCGTGCAACCTGTGCTCAGCCAGCAAAGTGCCGAGCAGCCACCTTTATGTTTCTATGCGGCAGGTCTTGATGGCCCGCGTGAGGCTGATGAGCTGCTTTCACGCAGTCGCCGCAAGTGGCTTCCGCTTAAATAG
- the gnd gene encoding phosphogluconate dehydrogenase (NAD(+)-dependent, decarboxylating): protein MQIGIIGLGRMGGNIAVRLTRHGHDVVLFDRDQAVVSRTAERAESGRSKPASSVSDLVSKLTAARKIVWVMLPAGDITEACVQELHGLLGKDDIVIDGGNSYYKDDLRRAKQLAEKGIHYVDVGTSGGVWGLERGYCMMYGGTKDSTDHIDPILKALAPGKGDVVPTTGRDRDGLDPRAEEGYLHCGPAGSGHFVKMVHNGIEYGMMQAFAEGFDIMQSKSSDVLPEDQRFDLNMADIAEVWRRGSVVSSWLLDLTADALAKNGSLSEFSGEVADSGEGRWTIEAAIEESVPAPVITASLFTRFRSRSGNNFAEKVLSAMRFGFGGHVEKK, encoded by the coding sequence ATGCAAATTGGTATAATTGGTCTGGGCCGGATGGGCGGCAATATCGCGGTGCGTCTGACGCGCCACGGCCATGACGTCGTCCTTTTCGATCGTGATCAGGCAGTTGTGTCCCGCACGGCAGAGCGGGCTGAATCCGGCCGTAGCAAGCCGGCGAGCAGCGTGTCGGATCTTGTCAGCAAATTGACGGCGGCGCGTAAAATCGTCTGGGTGATGCTGCCTGCCGGTGACATTACTGAAGCCTGCGTGCAGGAACTTCATGGGCTGCTCGGAAAAGACGACATCGTTATTGATGGCGGCAATTCCTATTACAAAGACGATTTGCGCCGTGCGAAGCAACTGGCCGAGAAGGGCATCCATTACGTTGATGTCGGCACGTCCGGCGGCGTTTGGGGCCTTGAGCGCGGCTATTGCATGATGTACGGCGGCACGAAGGACTCAACGGACCATATCGACCCCATCCTGAAGGCCCTGGCGCCGGGTAAAGGCGATGTTGTGCCCACAACGGGGCGTGACCGTGACGGCCTCGACCCTCGCGCTGAGGAAGGGTACCTGCATTGCGGGCCCGCAGGCTCCGGCCATTTCGTCAAGATGGTGCATAACGGCATTGAGTACGGCATGATGCAGGCTTTCGCAGAGGGCTTCGACATTATGCAGTCCAAGAGCTCTGACGTTCTGCCGGAAGACCAGCGCTTTGACCTCAACATGGCGGATATTGCTGAAGTGTGGCGTCGAGGCAGTGTCGTCTCCTCATGGTTGCTTGACCTGACGGCTGACGCTCTGGCGAAAAACGGCTCCCTTTCGGAATTCTCCGGTGAAGTCGCTGACTCAGGTGAGGGTCGCTGGACAATTGAGGCCGCGATTGAGGAATCCGTGCCCGCGCCCGTGATCACGGCGTCGCTTTTCACACGCTTCCGCTCACGCTCCGGCAATAATTTTGCCGAGAAAGTTTTATCGGCCATGCGCTTTGGTTTCGGTGGTCACGTCGAGAAGAAGTAA